One Dissulfuribacter thermophilus DNA window includes the following coding sequences:
- a CDS encoding D-glycero-alpha-D-manno-heptose-1,7-bisphosphate 7-phosphatase, producing the protein MGKNAVFLDRDGTIIEDVNYLSDLRDITWIKGAKESIKALNEAGYQVVIVTNQSGIARGLLDESLLQRVHQAINDDLRHLGAHIDAFYYCPHHPDIGSPQYKKICSCRKPEPGLIYQASQDMDIDLERSFLIGDNLRDIEAGLRAGLTPILVLTGKGKDFKERILTVPTYKSIKIFPSIVEATRWILTSTWCF; encoded by the coding sequence ATGGGTAAAAATGCAGTTTTTTTAGATCGTGACGGCACAATCATCGAAGATGTAAACTATCTTTCAGATCTACGTGATATCACTTGGATAAAAGGAGCAAAAGAATCCATAAAGGCCCTTAATGAAGCAGGTTACCAAGTCGTTATTGTTACGAACCAATCAGGTATTGCACGGGGCCTTTTAGATGAAAGTCTTTTACAAAGGGTGCATCAGGCGATTAACGATGATCTAAGGCATTTAGGAGCACATATTGACGCATTTTATTATTGCCCACACCATCCAGATATAGGATCGCCCCAATATAAAAAAATTTGTTCCTGTCGAAAGCCTGAGCCAGGCCTTATATACCAAGCATCACAAGACATGGACATTGACCTTGAAAGGTCTTTTTTAATTGGAGATAATCTACGGGATATTGAAGCGGGATTGAGGGCAGGACTTACCCCCATACTGGTACTCACTGGTAAAGGAAAAGATTTTAAAGAAAGGATTTTAACTGTCCCAACTTATAAATCTATAAAGATATTTCCATCAATAGTTGAGGCAACTCGATGGATATTGACTTCGACATGGTGTTTTTGA
- a CDS encoding Trm112 family protein, producing the protein MAVSQALLDILVCPKCKGELKITKKQDGLICNTCSLVYPIKDDIPVMLIDEAMTLDDYSRDQSKAN; encoded by the coding sequence ATGGCAGTGAGCCAAGCCCTACTTGATATACTCGTGTGTCCAAAATGTAAAGGGGAATTAAAGATCACAAAAAAACAAGATGGGTTGATTTGTAACACGTGTTCATTAGTATATCCGATAAAAGATGACATCCCAGTTATGTTAATCGACGAGGCAATGACTTTGGATGATTATTCAAGGGACCAATCTAAAGCCAACTGA
- the rfaE1 gene encoding D-glycero-beta-D-manno-heptose-7-phosphate kinase: MIIQGTNLKPTDISKDRLFHAIYGFSDAKIFVIGDCMLDHYIWGDSDRISPEAPVPVVSVEKEEFHLGGAANVAQNISALSGKVDLSGIVGKDGPAAEFKELLRNLEISWHGIVDSERPTTQKMRVIARGQQLIRVDREDTTRVSAEHIDMLCTLIHENLRDSSCIVISDYAKGVVCKGLMDFLVSESKKYHIPIIVDPKPQNVMIYNGVDVITPNKKEALSMAQIFEEKISLDVLMKKLRDEVQVGAVLVTLGEKGMAVFESGDVPYHIPTMAREVFDVTGAGDTVIATLALGMSMGLNLLEASFLANIAGGIVVGKVGTATLSQEELLQGVEKAFE; this comes from the coding sequence ATGATTATTCAAGGGACCAATCTAAAGCCAACTGATATTTCAAAAGATCGTCTTTTTCACGCAATCTATGGATTTAGTGATGCAAAAATCTTTGTGATTGGTGATTGCATGTTGGATCATTATATCTGGGGAGACTCAGACAGGATTTCTCCAGAAGCTCCAGTCCCAGTGGTGAGCGTGGAAAAAGAAGAATTTCACCTCGGTGGTGCTGCAAATGTGGCACAAAATATATCTGCGCTTTCTGGGAAGGTCGATCTTTCAGGCATTGTGGGAAAAGATGGACCTGCTGCAGAGTTTAAAGAATTACTACGCAATCTTGAAATCTCTTGGCATGGCATTGTAGATAGTGAGCGCCCTACAACCCAAAAGATGAGAGTCATTGCACGTGGCCAGCAGCTCATACGGGTTGATAGAGAGGATACCACACGTGTCTCAGCAGAGCATATTGATATGCTCTGCACTCTCATTCATGAGAATTTAAGGGATTCTTCGTGTATTGTGATCTCAGACTATGCCAAAGGGGTTGTATGTAAGGGTCTTATGGATTTTTTGGTTTCTGAATCAAAAAAATATCATATCCCTATAATTGTCGATCCCAAACCTCAAAATGTAATGATTTATAATGGGGTTGACGTAATCACCCCAAATAAAAAAGAAGCTCTTTCTATGGCCCAGATATTCGAAGAAAAAATATCCCTGGACGTATTGATGAAGAAATTGAGAGACGAGGTCCAGGTCGGTGCTGTTTTGGTCACCCTTGGAGAAAAAGGTATGGCAGTCTTTGAAAGCGGAGATGTCCCGTATCACATCCCCACAATGGCAAGGGAAGTCTTCGATGTCACAGGAGCAGGAGATACAGTAATAGCTACTTTAGCCCTTGGGATGTCTATGGGGTTAAATCTTCTAGAAGCTAGTTTCTTAGCCAATATCGCAGGCGGTATTGTAGTGGGAAAGGTAGGTACGGCAACTCTTTCCCAGGAAGAATTGCTTCAGGGGGTTGAAAAGGCATTTGAGTGA
- a CDS encoding DUF4416 family protein yields MSELREPFPGKLVMSIFAKTVELLEEACTLCTDLWGEIEQASSVLPFNQTDYYRPEFGTDLVRRFYSFKKLVPQNYLKNVKLGVHKLEYQNSVDGRRKFNIDPGILTLERLILATGKNYTHRIYLGEGVFADLTLIFKQGSFRALQWTYPDYASPESIEFWNGVRQSYLNELKERGYL; encoded by the coding sequence TTGAGTGAGTTAAGAGAGCCATTTCCTGGAAAGCTTGTGATGAGTATCTTTGCAAAGACTGTCGAGCTTCTTGAAGAGGCCTGTACCCTTTGTACTGATCTATGGGGGGAGATCGAGCAGGCTTCCAGTGTGCTTCCTTTTAATCAAACTGACTATTATAGGCCTGAATTCGGGACTGATCTGGTTCGACGTTTTTATAGCTTTAAAAAGCTCGTACCTCAGAATTACTTGAAAAACGTGAAACTTGGTGTACATAAGTTAGAATATCAAAACTCTGTAGACGGTAGACGTAAATTTAATATTGATCCAGGTATATTGACCTTAGAGAGGTTGATTCTTGCAACGGGAAAGAATTACACACACAGGATTTATCTTGGGGAAGGTGTGTTTGCAGATCTGACCTTAATTTTTAAGCAGGGGAGTTTTAGGGCGCTTCAGTGGACCTATCCAGATTACGCTTCCCCTGAATCCATTGAATTTTGGAACGGTGTAAGGCAATCATACCTAAATGAATTGAAAGAAAGGGGGTACCTCTAG
- a CDS encoding YicC/YloC family endoribonuclease, protein MLRSMTTFARIEKVEESFAVKMEFRSVNHRYLDVHIRMPRWMTPIEEKIRQKVSEVHERGKVDLIISLEGKSVFRPCFKADTGAVDAYLKAVDDIKNHSGLKGELSIVDLLMLFRDAITQEQEDIDIDLIWGFISPELDRLLDAARRQSEAEGSSLETDLRKRIETVKSLINSVEKRKKEVFSVQKEALRQRIAAILEDTPIIEDRLLHEFAVLADRLDITEELVRAKSHCKRFLELMDEKGAVGRRLDFLLQELFREINTISSKAQDAQISQMVVEAKGELEKLREQVQNII, encoded by the coding sequence TTGCTTAGAAGCATGACCACCTTTGCGAGAATTGAGAAGGTGGAAGAATCTTTTGCTGTTAAAATGGAATTTCGTTCGGTTAATCACAGGTATCTGGACGTACATATTAGGATGCCACGGTGGATGACCCCAATTGAGGAAAAAATCAGGCAAAAGGTGAGTGAGGTCCATGAAAGAGGAAAGGTGGACCTAATTATCTCATTGGAAGGAAAAAGTGTTTTTAGGCCGTGCTTTAAGGCAGACACAGGGGCAGTGGATGCATACCTTAAGGCCGTCGATGATATAAAAAATCATAGCGGATTAAAGGGAGAATTAAGTATAGTTGATTTGCTCATGCTTTTCAGGGATGCAATTACTCAAGAACAAGAAGATATTGACATTGATTTGATTTGGGGCTTCATTTCACCTGAGCTTGACAGGCTCTTGGATGCAGCTAGGAGGCAATCAGAAGCAGAGGGATCGAGCCTTGAAACTGATCTCAGAAAACGCATAGAGACTGTGAAAAGCCTTATAAATAGCGTTGAGAAACGGAAAAAAGAGGTATTTTCTGTCCAAAAAGAGGCTTTGAGGCAGAGGATTGCTGCTATTTTAGAAGATACTCCCATAATTGAAGATAGGCTTTTACATGAATTTGCCGTTTTGGCAGATCGACTGGATATTACAGAAGAATTAGTCAGAGCCAAGAGTCACTGTAAACGTTTTTTAGAACTCATGGATGAAAAGGGTGCTGTTGGAAGACGTCTTGACTTCCTGCTCCAGGAACTGTTTCGCGAGATCAATACAATTTCATCCAAAGCCCAGGATGCGCAGATTTCTCAAATGGTTGTAGAGGCCAAAGGAGAATTGGAAAAGCTTAGGGAACAGGTTCAAAATATAATTTGA
- a CDS encoding DUF370 domain-containing protein, translated as MACKCKILNIGFGNSVVADRVVAIVQPSSAPMKRIREEAKVNNRLIDATQGRRTRSIIVTDSNHVILSAIQAETIANRLSADLLTKIEEKDPQD; from the coding sequence ATGGCATGTAAATGTAAGATATTAAACATCGGATTTGGAAATAGTGTTGTTGCAGATAGGGTCGTGGCCATTGTACAGCCATCATCAGCACCTATGAAGCGTATACGCGAAGAGGCCAAGGTAAACAATAGGCTTATTGATGCAACTCAGGGGCGTAGGACAAGGTCCATCATAGTGACCGATAGTAATCATGTTATTCTATCTGCTATTCAGGCAGAGACTATAGCAAATAGGCTTTCTGCAGATCTGCTCACTAAAATTGAAGAGAAAGATCCTCAGGATTAA
- the gmk gene encoding guanylate kinase has product MKGEVFVVSAPSGAGKTTILKRVLKELNNVAFSVSHTTRPPRVGEVDGVDYHFVSKGEFQKLIEKGAFLEWAKVHSDLYGTSRSAVENALAQGIDVILDVDVQGARSIRSSYNGGVYVFIAPPSMEELKRRLEGRGTETEESLALRLENARRELEAMDEYDFIIVNDELDLAVSYMKAIIMSNRCCKKRVLHQIKKFL; this is encoded by the coding sequence ATGAAAGGAGAAGTTTTTGTAGTCTCAGCTCCATCAGGGGCTGGCAAGACCACAATTCTCAAAAGGGTTTTAAAAGAACTTAACAATGTGGCCTTCAGCGTCTCTCACACCACAAGGCCCCCCAGAGTCGGAGAAGTGGATGGAGTGGATTATCACTTCGTTTCCAAGGGGGAGTTTCAAAAGTTAATTGAAAAGGGCGCCTTTTTGGAATGGGCAAAAGTGCACTCTGACCTCTACGGTACGAGTAGATCTGCTGTGGAAAATGCCCTGGCTCAAGGGATTGATGTGATTTTAGACGTAGATGTTCAAGGTGCCAGATCAATAAGATCAAGTTATAACGGCGGAGTGTATGTATTTATTGCCCCACCATCTATGGAAGAGTTAAAAAGGCGTCTTGAAGGCAGAGGTACAGAGACTGAGGAATCTTTAGCGCTCAGGCTTGAGAATGCTAGAAGAGAACTAGAGGCCATGGATGAATACGATTTCATAATAGTAAATGATGAGTTGGATTTAGCTGTTTCTTACATGAAGGCCATAATAATGTCCAACAGATGTTGTAAAAAACGCGTACTACATCAGATAAAAAAATTTTTGTAA
- the rlmB gene encoding 23S rRNA (guanosine(2251)-2'-O)-methyltransferase RlmB, which produces MEKAQKTQHLVIWGFHPVREFACSRPDALIEVGHIPKFGRKKRERSLIDLLHKKGISVREISRLAEMGIPSGTVHQGIAAKVQRIWELDEERCLNDVIKAPREHQTPILACDEITDPQNFGAILRGAVAMGVNLIVTQRRGSAPVTGTVAKASSGAIALCNIVYCENLRRFLTKCKEYGWKLVGLAPEAKQFVWQEDLNQKAILILGSEEKGLRKTIRSLCETLVSIPLEGSIQSLNVSQASGIVLYEALRQKKTGSPGP; this is translated from the coding sequence ATGGAAAAAGCCCAAAAGACACAGCATCTGGTAATTTGGGGATTTCACCCAGTAAGGGAGTTTGCATGCTCAAGACCTGATGCCTTAATTGAGGTAGGCCATATCCCAAAATTTGGGAGAAAAAAACGCGAACGGTCTTTGATAGATTTATTGCACAAAAAAGGTATTTCAGTCAGAGAAATTTCAAGGCTAGCTGAAATGGGAATTCCTTCGGGCACAGTTCATCAAGGAATTGCCGCAAAAGTTCAGCGAATTTGGGAACTCGATGAAGAAAGATGCCTAAATGATGTGATCAAAGCTCCACGCGAGCATCAAACTCCTATATTGGCATGTGATGAGATTACAGATCCCCAGAATTTTGGTGCAATTTTAAGAGGGGCGGTGGCTATGGGGGTTAATCTCATAGTCACTCAAAGGCGTGGATCTGCGCCTGTAACCGGGACTGTTGCAAAGGCCTCATCAGGGGCTATTGCCCTTTGTAATATTGTTTATTGTGAGAATCTCAGGCGCTTTTTGACAAAATGTAAGGAATATGGTTGGAAACTGGTGGGGTTAGCTCCAGAGGCAAAGCAATTTGTTTGGCAAGAGGACTTGAATCAGAAGGCAATATTGATTTTAGGATCTGAAGAAAAGGGTCTTAGAAAGACAATTCGCTCTCTTTGCGAAACGCTGGTTTCCATACCATTAGAGGGTTCAATTCAGTCCCTCAATGTATCACAGGCAAGCGGCATTGTACTTTATGAAGCACTGCGTCAAAAAAAGACAGGTTCCCCTGGGCCTTAA
- a CDS encoding 3-deoxy-D-manno-octulosonic acid transferase: MKHCVKKRQVPLGLKVYRTLSSLLYYASSPVIKGLSKVGDEEDLWRQRFFLNRSFGNEIYDCWLHAVSVGEVAVCEVLVDSLLRIRPDLKLLVSSTTPQGLIRLRTRLSEKCSLMVFPLDFPQVISRLLSQIKTTVYGGIETELWPNLILGLKEKGTNCILLNGRLSEKSFKAYKRLGGIFRPVLNSFSKICVINETYKDRFEKIGASHQSLIVTGNAKYEGLITKPDLNRKKIIKDRLGLGQKELVFCAGSIRGGEEEPIIDAGARAKKEHPHLVCFIVPRHLDRIPCVLKVLEKRGIGFDLWSQLELGKKRSHDWIVVDVIGPLYDLYGIADCAFVGGSLVPKGGQNLMEPASWGCPVIFGPSTSNFEEAASILQREGGGITVRDSNELFEVINRLLKDPVLRQNIGKKARESLLSISKGAASFQVEIILEELDKANKAK; encoded by the coding sequence ATGAAGCACTGCGTCAAAAAAAGACAGGTTCCCCTGGGCCTTAAGGTATACAGGACCTTATCTAGCCTATTATATTATGCTTCATCACCAGTTATTAAGGGGCTTTCAAAGGTGGGTGATGAGGAAGACCTTTGGAGGCAAAGATTTTTTCTGAATAGGTCATTTGGAAACGAGATCTATGATTGCTGGCTTCACGCAGTTTCCGTAGGTGAAGTTGCAGTATGTGAGGTCCTGGTAGATTCTCTTTTGAGGATACGACCCGACTTAAAGCTCCTCGTTTCATCCACAACTCCTCAGGGGCTTATAAGGCTTAGGACTAGACTCAGCGAAAAGTGTTCGTTGATGGTATTTCCTTTAGACTTTCCCCAGGTAATAAGTAGGTTGTTGAGCCAGATAAAAACCACTGTTTATGGGGGAATAGAGACAGAACTTTGGCCCAATTTAATATTGGGGCTAAAAGAAAAGGGTACAAATTGCATACTCCTAAACGGACGCCTTTCAGAAAAGTCCTTTAAGGCCTATAAGAGGCTAGGGGGAATTTTTCGTCCGGTATTAAATAGTTTTTCAAAAATATGTGTAATTAATGAGACTTATAAAGATCGATTTGAAAAAATAGGTGCTTCTCATCAGTCTTTAATAGTCACTGGAAATGCAAAGTATGAAGGTCTCATTACTAAACCAGATCTAAACCGAAAGAAAATTATCAAAGACAGATTGGGACTTGGGCAAAAGGAGCTTGTATTTTGTGCTGGAAGTATCAGGGGAGGAGAGGAGGAGCCAATAATTGATGCAGGAGCGAGGGCAAAAAAGGAACATCCTCACCTTGTCTGCTTTATTGTCCCCAGACATCTTGATAGAATTCCTTGTGTATTGAAGGTGTTAGAAAAGAGAGGAATTGGATTTGATCTTTGGTCGCAATTGGAACTGGGGAAAAAGAGAAGCCATGATTGGATTGTAGTAGATGTTATTGGCCCTCTATATGATCTCTATGGTATAGCTGATTGTGCATTTGTTGGAGGTAGCCTTGTACCTAAGGGAGGGCAGAATCTTATGGAACCTGCCTCTTGGGGGTGTCCAGTAATATTTGGCCCTTCTACCTCCAACTTTGAGGAGGCAGCATCAATCTTGCAAAGAGAGGGTGGAGGTATTACTGTACGTGATTCAAATGAACTCTTTGAGGTAATTAATAGGCTTCTCAAGGATCCGGTCTTGAGACAGAATATAGGCAAAAAGGCTAGAGAGTCGCTTTTATCTATCTCAAAGGGTGCAGCCTCCTTTCAGGTCGAAATAATCTTAGAAGAATTGGACAAAGCCAATAAGGCTAAATAG
- a CDS encoding PAS domain-containing hybrid sensor histidine kinase/response regulator, with product MKEAYFKALVEAMEDLVYVCGNDFTIKYMNPSMVRYLGRSAVGEKCHEAFFQKDAPCSWCRHKEVILSKKIVRHEITCPNDDKIYAVICTPVRLDDREEEVSLTILHDITEIRYAQRELEERNAQLRHAQKMEALATLAAGVAHDFNNILGSIVGYASLLKGVLKGESDSQYVDLIEHAARRASKLVERLMAFSAKGYKQKIEFDLNDCVIGVVDILKQGVNKGIELKLNLTPGLPKLLATRADVEHAIMNICLNAVQAIEELNPNEPKGLVEIRTFFIKEREIPRNATRILPKKGHADYLAIEVKDTGKGISAEYGSKIFEPFFSTRDSCEATGLGLSMVYGILESHEGLIGLESEPNKGSIFTLYFPVKEESSLDPREDIRQEPKQTCYLNTNLPGKILVVDDEAMLRDLLEEVLEAKGYSVITASNGAAAVEIYKKKKGEIDLVILDMLMPGMSGLETFRLLKEVDQNIRVVISSGYVDKNKVMQLKREGVLDFIAKPFSVSELTTKVQRFLKRN from the coding sequence ATGAAAGAAGCTTATTTTAAAGCCCTCGTAGAGGCCATGGAAGATTTAGTATATGTGTGTGGGAATGATTTCACAATAAAATATATGAATCCTTCCATGGTACGATACCTAGGACGCTCAGCAGTTGGAGAAAAGTGTCATGAGGCCTTTTTCCAAAAGGATGCCCCATGTTCATGGTGTAGACACAAAGAAGTTATATTGTCAAAAAAGATAGTTAGGCATGAGATAACCTGTCCTAACGACGATAAGATTTATGCGGTGATTTGTACACCTGTTCGTCTCGATGACAGAGAGGAAGAAGTTTCACTGACAATCCTCCATGATATTACTGAAATTAGATATGCTCAAAGAGAGCTTGAAGAGAGAAACGCCCAACTTCGACATGCTCAAAAGATGGAGGCCCTGGCCACGCTTGCAGCAGGAGTAGCCCATGACTTTAATAATATATTGGGAAGCATAGTCGGATATGCATCTCTTCTTAAAGGCGTATTGAAAGGGGAATCTGACTCTCAGTATGTAGATTTGATTGAACATGCTGCTAGGCGGGCATCAAAATTGGTTGAGCGCTTGATGGCATTTTCTGCAAAAGGATATAAGCAGAAAATAGAATTTGATCTGAATGACTGTGTAATAGGAGTTGTGGATATACTGAAGCAGGGAGTCAACAAAGGAATTGAATTGAAGTTAAATTTGACTCCAGGCCTACCTAAGCTTTTAGCCACCAGAGCAGATGTTGAACATGCGATAATGAATATTTGTTTGAATGCCGTTCAGGCTATTGAAGAGTTGAATCCAAATGAGCCGAAAGGTCTCGTCGAGATTAGAACATTCTTTATTAAAGAAAGAGAAATTCCACGAAATGCCACTAGGATACTACCTAAAAAAGGCCATGCTGACTACCTGGCGATAGAAGTGAAAGATACTGGCAAGGGTATTTCAGCAGAATATGGTTCAAAAATCTTTGAACCATTTTTTAGTACCAGGGACTCTTGTGAAGCTACTGGACTTGGTTTGTCAATGGTATATGGCATTTTAGAATCCCATGAAGGTCTTATAGGTTTGGAAAGCGAACCCAATAAAGGAAGCATCTTTACACTTTATTTTCCAGTCAAAGAGGAATCTAGCCTTGACCCAAGGGAGGATATAAGGCAGGAGCCAAAACAGACTTGTTATTTGAATACAAATTTGCCTGGGAAAATCCTAGTGGTTGATGATGAGGCAATGCTCCGTGATCTACTTGAAGAGGTCCTTGAGGCAAAGGGATATTCTGTTATTACTGCATCAAATGGCGCCGCAGCCGTGGAGATTTATAAGAAGAAAAAAGGGGAGATAGACCTTGTGATACTCGATATGTTAATGCCAGGTATGAGCGGACTTGAAACCTTTAGGTTGTTGAAAGAAGTAGATCAAAATATCAGAGTTGTAATTTCAAGCGGCTACGTGGACAAAAATAAAGTAATGCAGCTAAAGCGTGAAGGGGTTCTAGATTTTATAGCAAAGCCTTTTTCTGTCTCGGAACTTACTACAAAAGTCCAACGTTTTTTAAAGAGGAATTGA
- a CDS encoding type III pantothenate kinase: MNCLIINAGNTTIKLALFKKGQIQKKTFINTRELTSVHHLFSVLKDWGILEKKDEEGVQQVFIASVVPEKDAIFLHFSKGFLGITPIFISSELNTGISIDYGSNATLGADRLANAVAAFKIYRQNVLVVDIGTAINFDCVTRDGVFIGGAIAPGLWIAQKALSMNASKLPPIDLTDFSGEPLGKDTVSCIKSGLIFGFAGLIDRLSQEISSQLTYPTRIIATGGGASLLLPYSNTIEEYVPDLTIQGIFYIGLMNS, from the coding sequence ATGAATTGTCTTATTATAAACGCAGGAAATACCACAATTAAACTAGCTTTGTTCAAAAAAGGGCAAATACAAAAAAAGACTTTTATCAATACTAGGGAATTGACCTCGGTCCATCATCTGTTTAGCGTTTTGAAAGACTGGGGAATCCTTGAAAAAAAAGATGAAGAAGGAGTTCAACAGGTATTCATTGCCTCAGTGGTTCCAGAAAAGGATGCCATTTTTTTACATTTTTCAAAAGGCTTTCTTGGAATTACTCCAATATTCATCTCATCAGAATTAAACACTGGTATTTCTATTGACTATGGCTCTAATGCAACCCTTGGAGCAGACAGACTCGCCAATGCAGTTGCCGCATTCAAAATCTATAGACAAAATGTCCTGGTAGTAGATATAGGTACAGCAATAAATTTTGATTGTGTTACCAGGGATGGAGTCTTTATTGGTGGTGCCATAGCCCCAGGCCTTTGGATCGCCCAAAAGGCTCTTTCTATGAACGCCAGTAAATTACCACCAATTGACTTAACTGATTTTTCTGGCGAGCCTTTAGGAAAAGATACTGTTTCATGCATAAAATCAGGGTTGATCTTTGGATTTGCAGGGTTGATAGACAGACTCTCTCAGGAAATCTCCTCGCAGCTCACCTATCCAACAAGGATTATTGCAACAGGTGGAGGAGCATCATTACTTTTGCCCTATTCAAATACTATTGAGGAATATGTCCCAGATCTCACTATTCAAGGAATATTCTATATTGGTCTAATGAACTCATGA
- the rpsL gene encoding 30S ribosomal protein S12, which produces MPTINQLVRKGRLKIKKKTKSPALESCPQKRGVCTRVYTTTPKKPNSALRKVARVRLTNGIEVTSYIPGIGHNLQEHSVVLIRGGRVKDLPGVRYHIIRGTLDALGVQDRKKSRSKYGTKRPK; this is translated from the coding sequence ATGCCTACAATTAATCAGTTGGTAAGAAAAGGAAGACTCAAGATCAAGAAAAAGACCAAAAGTCCAGCATTGGAGTCATGCCCTCAGAAAAGGGGAGTGTGTACTCGTGTGTACACTACAACGCCTAAAAAGCCGAATTCTGCACTGAGGAAGGTGGCCAGGGTCCGCCTTACCAACGGAATCGAAGTTACATCGTATATTCCAGGGATAGGGCACAACCTCCAGGAGCACTCAGTAGTTTTGATACGTGGAGGTCGTGTTAAGGATCTTCCTGGTGTGAGATATCATATTATTAGGGGGACGCTTGATGCCTTGGGCGTCCAGGATAGGAAGAAGTCCCGTTCGAAGTATGGGACTAAGAGGCCAAAGTAA
- the rpsG gene encoding 30S ribosomal protein S7, giving the protein MPRRREVPKRPIMPDPKYNSVIVAKFINGIMRKGKKSLARRIFYSAMDIIAKRAKEDPLKVFEKALENVKPIVEVRSRRIGGATYQVPVEVRPERRQALAIRWLVGYAKARGEKSMAERLAGELLDAYHEKGAAFKKKEDTHRMAEANKAFAHYRW; this is encoded by the coding sequence ATGCCAAGAAGGAGAGAAGTCCCAAAAAGGCCAATAATGCCGGATCCAAAATACAACAGTGTGATTGTGGCAAAATTTATAAACGGCATTATGAGGAAGGGCAAAAAAAGTCTTGCCCGTAGGATTTTTTATAGTGCCATGGACATAATAGCTAAAAGGGCTAAGGAGGACCCGCTGAAGGTTTTTGAGAAGGCCCTGGAGAATGTGAAGCCAATAGTAGAGGTGCGATCTAGAAGGATAGGTGGAGCTACATATCAGGTGCCAGTCGAGGTTCGCCCAGAAAGAAGGCAGGCTCTGGCAATTAGGTGGCTTGTGGGCTACGCCAAGGCCAGGGGAGAGAAGTCTATGGCAGAAAGGCTGGCAGGTGAGCTTCTAGATGCCTATCATGAGAAGGGAGCGGCCTTCAAGAAGAAAGAAGATACCCATCGTATGGCTGAGGCGAATAAGGCCTTTGCGCATTACAGGTGGTAA